The Neodiprion virginianus isolate iyNeoVirg1 chromosome 5, iyNeoVirg1.1, whole genome shotgun sequence genome contains a region encoding:
- the LOC124304633 gene encoding uncharacterized protein LOC124304633 yields the protein MTVPAAFKLLLLAGLLAGVFAQDFEDSAAQSSKEDVAESERREAEARLFHKQAENAVYNFTTILVDSIMDVTQGRIEVRDGVRVEGKYWYSNGVEKRTVVYVSDENGYRVISDTTELLAEKPNFDANGRISVHTNIAGQDFSYTISADDIARYKEDAERKALV from the exons ATGACTGTCCCAGCTGCGTTTAag CTTCTCCTTCTCGCTGGTCTCCTTGCCGGAGTCTTCGCCCAGGATTTCGAGGACAGTGCGGCACAGTCGTCGAAAGAGGATGTAGCCGAGTCCGAGCGGCGTGAGGCTGAGGCAAGGCTGTTCCACAAGCAGGCCGAAAATGCCGTATACAATTTCACTACCATCCTCGTCGACAGTATAATGGATGTGACCCAGGGAAGGATAGAAGTCAGGGATGGTGTACGCGTTGAGGGAAAATACTGGTACAGCAATGGGGTCGAGAAGCGAACGGTCGTCTACGTTTCTGACGAAAACGGATACAGAGTAATCTC GGATACGACCGAGCTTCTTGCCGAGAAACCTAATTTCGACGCTAACGGACGGATCTCTGTCCACACGAATATTGCCGGTCAAGACTTCTCATACACCATTAGCGCGGACGATATCGCCCGCTATAAAGAGGACGCCGAAAGAAAAGCCCTAGTTTAA